The following proteins are co-located in the Haloarcula marismortui ATCC 43049 genome:
- the aspS gene encoding aspartate--tRNA(Asn) ligase, translating to MENRTYTADATPGDTVTVAGWVHEIRDLGGIAFLILRDTTGKIQVKFEKDEMDDDLVETGLNVQRESVISVTGAVEEEPRAPTGVEVTPESVDVISEADPELPLDPSGKVDAELPTRLDNRTLDLRKDEVKAIFEIRAEVLRSVREAFRELNCTEINTPKIVATGTEGGTELFPITYFGQEAFMNQSPQLFKQLMVGSGLERVFEIGPIFRAEEHNTPRHLNEATSIDFESAFYDHTEAMDACEHVVQSAYEGVAENCQDQLEALGLEDEFAAPEGDFPRLTYEEALDKINATGELDEPLVWGDDLSTEAEHVLGQEVGEHYFITDWPSEIKPFYIKDHDDDEEVSTGFDMMHPSMELVSGGQREHRFDHLVEGFEQQGLDPEAFEYYTKMFKYGMPPHAGWGLGGERLIMTMLGLENIREAVLFPRDRQRLSP from the coding sequence ATGGAAAACCGAACTTACACGGCGGACGCAACGCCGGGTGACACGGTCACCGTCGCCGGCTGGGTCCACGAGATCCGAGACCTCGGTGGTATTGCCTTCCTTATCCTTCGAGATACCACCGGAAAGATACAGGTCAAATTCGAGAAAGACGAGATGGACGACGACCTCGTGGAGACGGGGCTGAACGTCCAGCGTGAATCGGTCATTTCGGTGACCGGTGCTGTCGAAGAGGAGCCACGCGCGCCGACCGGTGTCGAGGTCACACCGGAGTCCGTCGACGTGATTTCGGAAGCCGACCCCGAACTGCCGCTCGACCCGTCAGGGAAGGTCGACGCCGAACTGCCGACCCGCCTCGACAACCGCACGCTCGACCTCCGCAAGGACGAGGTGAAAGCTATCTTCGAGATCCGCGCTGAGGTCCTCCGGTCGGTCCGCGAGGCGTTCCGAGAGCTCAACTGCACGGAGATCAACACGCCGAAGATCGTCGCCACGGGGACCGAGGGCGGCACCGAGCTGTTCCCGATCACGTACTTCGGCCAGGAAGCGTTCATGAACCAGAGCCCGCAGCTGTTCAAGCAGCTGATGGTCGGCTCCGGCCTCGAACGCGTCTTCGAAATCGGCCCGATCTTCCGCGCCGAGGAGCACAACACGCCACGGCATCTCAACGAGGCGACCTCCATCGACTTCGAGTCGGCCTTCTACGACCACACCGAGGCGATGGACGCCTGCGAGCACGTCGTCCAGTCCGCCTACGAGGGCGTCGCCGAGAACTGTCAGGACCAGCTCGAAGCGCTCGGGCTCGAAGACGAGTTCGCGGCCCCCGAGGGCGACTTCCCACGGCTCACCTACGAAGAGGCGCTCGACAAAATCAACGCCACCGGCGAACTCGACGAGCCGCTGGTGTGGGGCGACGACCTCTCGACGGAGGCCGAGCACGTCCTCGGGCAGGAAGTCGGCGAGCACTATTTCATCACGGACTGGCCCAGCGAGATCAAGCCGTTCTACATCAAGGACCACGACGACGATGAAGAGGTCTCGACCGGCTTCGACATGATGCACCCGTCGATGGAACTGGTCTCAGGCGGCCAGCGTGAGCACCGCTTCGACCACCTCGTCGAAGGATTCGAACAGCAAGGGCTGGACCCGGAAGCCTTCGAGTACTACACCAAGATGTTCAAGTACGGCATGCCGCCACACGCCGGCTGGGGCCTCGGCGGCGAGCGCCTCATCATGACGATGCTCGGGCTGGAGAACATCCGGGAAGCGGTGTTGTTCCCGCGAGACCGGCAGCGTCTGTCGCCGTAG
- a CDS encoding ABC transporter ATP-binding protein, whose translation MTPPAIETDGLSKQYGETVALDALNMTVAQGEVYGFLGPNGAGKSTTINLLMDYIKPTSGTARVLGHDPWNDVVACHQRVGICPDRFETYESLSARRHLELVIDTKRADDDPRALLERVGLVDAIERPAGEFSQGMEQRLALAMSLVGQPDLLILDEPFTGLDPHGVALVRDVVEAESERGATVFFSSHVLGQVDLVCDRVGILYEGDLIVEGTLPALRDTCDLSSDATVEDIFMTLTDGSAHATEVDA comes from the coding sequence GTGACGCCGCCGGCAATCGAGACCGATGGGCTTTCGAAACAGTACGGCGAGACTGTTGCGCTTGATGCGCTGAACATGACTGTTGCACAGGGCGAGGTGTACGGTTTCCTCGGCCCGAACGGCGCTGGCAAGTCGACCACGATCAATCTGCTGATGGACTACATCAAACCAACGTCGGGGACAGCGCGCGTTCTCGGCCACGACCCGTGGAACGATGTCGTCGCCTGTCATCAGCGCGTTGGTATCTGTCCCGACCGTTTCGAGACCTACGAGTCGCTGTCCGCGCGGCGGCATCTCGAACTGGTGATTGATACGAAGCGTGCGGACGACGACCCGCGAGCACTGCTTGAGCGCGTCGGACTGGTGGATGCTATTGAAAGACCCGCTGGCGAGTTCTCACAGGGGATGGAACAGCGGTTGGCACTCGCGATGAGTCTTGTCGGGCAGCCGGATCTGTTGATTCTTGATGAGCCGTTCACCGGGCTTGACCCCCACGGTGTCGCGCTGGTGCGGGATGTCGTCGAAGCCGAGTCTGAACGTGGTGCAACAGTATTCTTCTCCAGCCACGTCCTCGGTCAGGTCGATCTGGTCTGTGACCGCGTCGGGATTCTCTACGAGGGGGACCTCATTGTGGAAGGAACCCTGCCGGCGCTCCGAGACACCTGTGACCTGTCCTCAGACGCGACAGTTGAGGACATCTTCATGACACTGACCGATGGCTCCGCCCATGCTACGGAGGTGGACGCATGA
- a CDS encoding aldo/keto reductase yields MDLPPVGLGTMGIEDEAVVRTAIDCGYRHLDTAQIYDNESTVGAGIAAADTDRADLTVATKLWIDALEATAVRPATEASLDRLGLDAVDLLYVHRPRGDYDPETTLPAVEAVREAGLTAHVGLSNFDPDQLVVAREFLDKIAAHQVEFHPLFWRESLLTDAQKHDYPLVAYAPLAGGRVFEEPTILNIAAQHETTPAAVSIAWVTSYENVVTIPKASSQSHLEANLAAADLELTDAEIARIEAIEREEELFPE; encoded by the coding sequence ATGGACCTTCCACCGGTCGGACTCGGTACGATGGGTATCGAGGACGAAGCCGTTGTTCGGACAGCCATTGACTGTGGCTACCGCCACCTCGATACCGCTCAAATCTACGACAACGAGAGCACTGTGGGCGCGGGCATCGCCGCCGCCGACACCGACCGGGCCGATCTGACTGTCGCGACGAAGCTCTGGATTGACGCGCTTGAAGCAACTGCTGTCCGCCCAGCGACGGAAGCGAGCCTCGACCGGCTCGGCCTCGACGCCGTCGACCTGCTGTACGTCCACCGTCCACGTGGCGACTACGACCCCGAAACGACCCTGCCCGCTGTCGAGGCTGTGCGCGAGGCGGGACTGACAGCGCACGTTGGGCTCTCGAACTTCGACCCGGACCAGTTGGTTGTCGCGCGCGAGTTCCTCGATAAGATTGCTGCACATCAGGTCGAGTTCCATCCGCTGTTCTGGCGCGAATCACTGCTCACTGACGCACAGAAACACGACTACCCACTGGTCGCGTACGCACCACTGGCCGGCGGTCGCGTGTTCGAGGAACCGACCATCCTCAACATCGCTGCCCAGCACGAGACGACGCCGGCCGCCGTCAGCATCGCCTGGGTGACCAGCTACGAGAACGTCGTCACGATTCCAAAGGCGTCCTCACAGTCCCACCTCGAAGCCAACCTCGCCGCTGCCGACCTGGAACTGACCGACGCCGAAATTGCGCGCATCGAAGCCATCGAGCGTGAAGAAGAGCTGTTCCCGGAGTGA
- a CDS encoding ABC transporter permease yields the protein MALPRWFPLARKEAVALLKSKGIWILAPLLVVWGYGPTYISWDLLGPDVTVGFVQVAGSILLPLCVLLLTYRSIIQERTSGSLKFLLGLPLTRTEILIGKVVGRSVGAVLPFALSAVVLGVIGGVKFGLFSPLRFIGVFLVTVLYIAVFVSIATAASAVTTSTVRVTAVLFGGFFLLLTLGWKIVGVRLYSAVTGNAVNPLSPPADGLLFAILRFSPGRAYRTVTNWILGLANSGGQYTSVATVLYPGHSVNEYVVDAAFSGQPVPAYLHESIALVVLLLWGVVPLALARYRFNRGDLA from the coding sequence ATGGCCCTCCCCCGATGGTTTCCCCTTGCACGGAAAGAGGCAGTTGCGTTGCTCAAATCGAAAGGAATCTGGATACTTGCACCCCTGCTCGTCGTCTGGGGATACGGTCCCACCTACATCAGTTGGGATCTGCTTGGCCCGGACGTTACGGTCGGGTTCGTGCAGGTAGCCGGGTCGATCCTCCTTCCGCTCTGTGTGCTGTTACTGACGTATCGGTCGATTATTCAGGAGCGCACATCGGGCAGTCTGAAATTCCTGCTTGGATTGCCCCTCACACGGACTGAAATCCTCATCGGCAAAGTCGTCGGTCGGAGCGTCGGCGCTGTGCTGCCATTTGCCCTTTCAGCAGTTGTTCTTGGGGTTATTGGTGGTGTGAAGTTTGGTCTGTTCTCCCCGTTACGTTTCATCGGCGTGTTTCTGGTGACGGTGCTGTACATCGCTGTGTTCGTGTCGATCGCAACAGCGGCATCGGCAGTGACGACCAGCACAGTCCGTGTAACCGCCGTGCTCTTTGGTGGGTTCTTTCTACTGCTGACACTGGGGTGGAAAATCGTCGGTGTCCGTCTCTACTCGGCTGTAACCGGGAACGCAGTGAATCCGCTCAGCCCACCGGCTGACGGCCTGTTGTTCGCTATCCTTCGGTTTTCGCCGGGTCGAGCGTACCGAACTGTCACGAACTGGATACTCGGACTGGCGAACTCCGGTGGCCAGTACACGTCAGTCGCCACGGTACTGTATCCCGGGCACTCGGTCAACGAGTACGTCGTCGACGCAGCGTTCAGTGGACAGCCAGTCCCGGCCTATCTCCATGAATCAATAGCCCTCGTCGTATTGCTTCTCTGGGGAGTTGTCCCGCTGGCACTGGCCCGGTATCGATTCAACCGAGGTGACCTCGCGTGA
- the hop gene encoding halorhodopsin, whose protein sequence is MTAASTTATTVLQATQSDVLQEIQSNFLLNSSIWVNIALAGVVILLFVAMGRDLESPRAKLIWVATMLVPLVSISSYAGLASGLTVGFLQMPPGHALAGQEVLSPWGRYLTWTFSTPMILLALGLLADTDIASLFTAITMDIGMCVTGLAAALITSSHLLRWVFYGISCAFFVAVLYVLLVQWPADAEAAGTSEIFGTLKILTVVLWLGYPILWALGSEGVALLSVGVTSWGYSGLDILAKYVFAFLLLRWVAANEGTVSGSGMGIGSGGATPADD, encoded by the coding sequence ATGACAGCTGCCAGTACCACTGCAACGACAGTGCTTCAGGCGACACAGTCAGACGTGTTACAGGAGATACAGTCGAATTTCCTCCTGAATTCATCGATCTGGGTGAACATCGCGCTGGCGGGCGTCGTCATCCTCCTGTTCGTCGCGATGGGTCGAGACCTCGAGTCGCCCCGCGCGAAACTCATCTGGGTCGCGACGATGCTGGTGCCGCTGGTCTCGATTTCCAGCTATGCCGGTCTAGCCTCCGGGCTGACAGTCGGGTTTCTGCAGATGCCGCCGGGCCACGCCCTCGCCGGACAGGAGGTCCTATCACCGTGGGGCCGCTACCTGACGTGGACGTTCTCGACACCGATGATTCTCCTGGCGCTGGGCCTGCTGGCTGACACTGACATTGCGTCGCTGTTCACCGCAATCACGATGGACATCGGGATGTGTGTGACCGGCCTCGCCGCCGCGCTCATCACCTCTTCGCACCTGCTGCGCTGGGTGTTCTACGGCATCAGCTGTGCGTTCTTCGTCGCAGTGCTGTACGTCCTGCTCGTCCAGTGGCCGGCCGACGCAGAGGCCGCCGGAACAAGCGAGATATTCGGGACGCTCAAGATTCTCACTGTGGTGCTCTGGCTCGGCTACCCGATTCTGTGGGCGCTGGGCTCCGAGGGCGTTGCCCTCCTGAGCGTCGGCGTCACCTCGTGGGGCTACTCCGGGCTGGACATCCTCGCAAAGTACGTCTTCGCCTTCCTACTCCTGCGCTGGGTCGCCGCCAACGAAGGCACCGTCTCAGGGTCCGGGATGGGCATTGGCTCCGGCGGCGCTACGCCCGCAGACGACTGA
- a CDS encoding DUF7344 domain-containing protein: MTPADRSLSTADVDDVFEVLADWRRRAVCHYFASGDQTTANVAVLASAISEQEGTSTVDATDTSPSTIRTQLEEEHLPVLHRIGLIDYDERSGAVKYWGSPTVEKWADHAQAVTQRTDF; this comes from the coding sequence ATGACGCCGGCGGACAGGTCGCTGTCTACAGCGGATGTAGATGATGTGTTTGAGGTCTTGGCTGACTGGCGGCGTCGTGCCGTCTGTCACTACTTCGCGAGCGGTGACCAGACGACCGCTAACGTTGCGGTGCTAGCATCGGCAATATCGGAGCAGGAGGGCACGAGCACGGTCGATGCAACAGACACGTCGCCCTCGACTATCCGAACACAGCTCGAAGAGGAGCACTTGCCAGTGCTTCACCGGATTGGACTCATCGACTACGACGAGCGAAGCGGCGCAGTGAAGTACTGGGGGTCGCCCACCGTCGAAAAGTGGGCTGATCACGCTCAGGCAGTCACACAGCGGACCGACTTCTAA